A window of Primulina tabacum isolate GXHZ01 chromosome 4, ASM2559414v2, whole genome shotgun sequence contains these coding sequences:
- the LOC142541877 gene encoding uncharacterized protein LOC142541877, producing the protein MGLIGKIYPASSKGHSFIIVATDFFTKWVEALPLKKAEQGNVINFVKENIINRFGIPEMLTTDQGTMFTGSDMREFAEHYGIKLRNSSQELDELRIQAYNALLLQKQRVARIYNKRVSNKSFHAGEMVWKAILPLGTKDRKLDKWSPNWEGPFKVHKILDRNPYWLSSLDDQPHKRFTNGKYLKPYFPSMREAI; encoded by the exons ATGGGCTTAATAGGAAAAATTTACCCAGCATCATCTAAAGGCCACTCGTTTATTATTGTGGCCACAGATTTTTTCACTAAATGGGTAGAAGCATTGCCTTTGAAGAAAGCGGAACAAGGGAATGTCATTAACTTTGTGAAAGAGAATATCATtaatagatttggaattccagAGATGTTAACTACAGATCAGGGAACTATGTTCACGGGTTCAGATATGAGGGAATTTGCGGAACACTATGGAATCAAATTGAGAAATTCATCCC AAGAATTGGATGAGTTGAGAATCCAAGCATACAATGCTCTACTATTACAAAAACAGAGAGTTGCGAGAATCTACAACAAGAGAGTTAGCAACAAAAGTTTCCATGCAGGGGAAATGGTGTGGAAGGCTATACTGCCTTTAGGAACAAAGGATAGGAAGCTGGACAAATGGTCTCCCAATTGGGAGGGGCCATTTAAGGTGCACAAGATCCTAGACAGGAATCCATATTGGCTATCAAGTTTAGATGACCAACCACACAAAAGATTCACAAATGGCAAGTATCTTAAGCCGTATTTTCCAAGTATGAGGGAAGCAATATAA
- the LOC142543157 gene encoding serine carboxypeptidase-like yields the protein MAPTSSFGVSFLVLLFAATVSLAEIDDGSHVSSLRFPSTEAEMLIKSFGLSPKRGVNRHVAEEFRFGESRIIEREIKFPFVGDSGASVKDLGHHAGYYRLPHTKDARMFYFFFESRNNRKDPVVIWLTGGPGCSSELALFYENGPFHITRNLSLAWNDFGWDTVSNLIYVDQPTGTGFSYSSDDDDLRHDEEGVSNDLYDFLQAFFKEHPQYAENDFYITGESYAGHYIPAFAARVHQGNKNKEGLRINLKGFAIGNGLTNPEIQYKAYPDYALDMKLITQSDYKSMSNSVLRCVQAIKLCGADDGSSCVSAYMACNNIFNRIVSISGGRNYYDIRKKCVGDLCYDFSNMENFLNLQSVRDDLGVGEIDFVSCSSTVYEAMVNDWMRNLEVGIPALLEDGIKLLVYAGEYDLICNWLGNSRWVHAMEWSGQKEFVAARTVPFTVDGVEAGLQKGHGPLTFLKVHDAGHMVPMDQPKTSVEMLRRWMQSNSLSAKANGHLAPI from the exons ATGGCCCCGACTTCCTCTTTTGGAGTTTCATTTCTTGTTTTGCTCTTCGCTGCAACGGTTTCTTTAGCAGAAATTGATGATGGCAGTCATGTTTCCAGTCTGAGATTCCCAAGTACTGAGGCGGAGATGCTTATTAAATCCTTCGGATTGTCTCCGAAGCGTGGCGTGAATCGGCATGTCGCGGAAGAGTTTAGATTTGGTGAATCGAGAATTATTGAGAGAGAGATTAAGTTCCCGTTTGTTGGGGATTCCGGGGCTTCTGTGAAGGATTTGGGCCATCATGCTGGTTATTATAGGCTTCCACACACTAAGGATGCGAG GATGTTCTACTTTTTCTTCGAATCAAGGAATAATAGAAAGGATCCTGTAGTTATATGGCTTACTGGGGGACCAGGTTGCAGTAGTGAACTGGctttgttttatgaaaatggcCCTTTCCACATTACAAGGAACTTGTCCTTGGCATGGAATGATTTTGGATGGGATACG GTATCAAATCTTATATATGTGGACCAGCCAACGGGAACAGGTTTTAGCTATAGTTCCGACGATGATGACCTTAGGCACGATGAGGAAGGTGTTAGTAATGATTTATATGATTTCTTGCAG GCCTTCTTCAAGGAACATCCTCAGTATGCAGAGAACGACTTTTACATTACTGGAGAATCATATGCTGGACATTATATTCCTGCTTTTGCAGCTCGGGTTCATCAAGGAAACAAAAACAAAGAAGGACTTCGTATTAACTTAAAG GGATTTGCCATTGGAAATGGGCTTACAAACCCAGAGATACAATACAAAGCTTACCCTGATTATGCTTTGGACATGAAATTGATCACACAGTCTGATTACAAAAGCATGAGCAATTCCGTTTTACGATGCGTACAAGCAATAAAACTTTGTG GTGCTGACGATGGCTCTTCGTGTGTGTCAGCCTACATGGCTTGCAACAACATTTTCAACAGAATTGTAAGCATTTCTGGCGGTAGAAAT TACTATGATATAAGAAAGAAATGTGTGGGTGACTTGTGCTACGATTTCTCGAATATGGAGAATTTTCTTAATCTGCAATCGGTTAGAGACGATCTCGGTGTCGGCGAAATAGATTTTGTGTCATGTAGTTCAACGGTATATGAAGCTATGGTGAATGACTGGATGAGAAATCTTGAAGTTGGAATTCCTGCTCTTCTGGAGGATGGAATCAAATTACTGGTTTATGCTGGTGAATATGATCTCATATGCAACTGGCTAG GGAATTCAAGATGGGTTCATGCCATGGAATGGAGTGGACAGAAGGAATTTGTAGCAGCTCGAACAGTCCCATTCACAGTCGATGGTGTTGAGGCCGGTTTACAGAAAGGTCATGGACCACTTACATTCCTAAAAGTGCACGATGCGGGTCATATGGTCCCAATGGATCAACCGAAAACATCTGTAGAAATGCTTCGAAGGTGGATGCAGAGCAACAGCCTTTCGGCGAAGGCAAATGGCCACCTAGCCCCTATATGA